In Eublepharis macularius isolate TG4126 chromosome 4, MPM_Emac_v1.0, whole genome shotgun sequence, the following are encoded in one genomic region:
- the HNRNPH1 gene encoding heterogeneous nuclear ribonucleoprotein H isoform X3, translated as MDPCHTEETGPEIPGLATEGETETTLTSSMMLNTEGGEGYVVKVRGLPWSCSADEVQRFFSECKILNGSSGVRFIYTREGRPSGEAFVELETEEDVKLALKKDRETMGHRYVEVFKSNNVEMDWVLKHTGPNSPDTANDGFVRLRGLPFGCSKEEIVQFFSGLEIVPNGITLPVDFQGRSTGEAFVQFASQEIAEKALKKHKERIGHRYIEIFKSSRAEVRTHYDPPRKLMAMQRPGPYDRPGVGRGYNSLGRGSGFERMRRGAYGGGYGGYDDYNGYNDGYGFGSDRFGRGMSDHRYGDGSSTFQSTTGHCVHMRGLPYRATENDIYNFFSPLNPVRVHIEIGPDGRVTGEADVEFATHEDAVAAMSKDKANMQHRYVELFLNSTAGGSGGAYGSQMMGAMVKETEGVVQDWNTNTLAGSQSSYGGPANQQLSGGYGGGYGGQSSMSGYGNQSAMNSSYYSSGNRASMGVNGMAGMSNMSNMSGGWGM; from the exons ATGGATCCCTGTCACACTGAGGAGACCGGCCCCGAGATCCCCGGCCTCG CAACAGAAGGCGAAACTGAGACCACGCTCACTTCCAGTATGATGCTGAACACCGAAGGCGGAGAGGGGTATGTCGTGAAAGTGCGCGGGTTGCCCTGGTCCTGCTCAGCGGATGAGGTGCAGAGATTTTTTTCGG AATGCAAAATACTAAATGGATCTTCAGGGGTCCGTTTTATCTACACAAGGGAAGGAAGACCAAGTGGAGAAGCATTTGTAGAACTGGAAACTGAGGAAGATGTGAAGCTGGCTCTGAAAAAAGACAGAGAAACCATGGGACACAGATATGTTGAAG TCTTCAAGTCAAACAACGTTGAAATGGATTGGGTTCTGAAGCATACTGGTCCTAACAGCCCTGATACTGCTAATGATGGTTTTGTACGTCTTAGAGGACTTCCATTTGGTTGTAGCAAGGAAGAAATTGTTCAGTTCTTCTCAG GGTTGGAAATCGTGCCAAATGGGATAACATTGCCGGTGGACTTCCAGGGGAGGAGTACGGGGGAGGCCTTCGTGCAGTTTGCTTCACAGGAAATAGCTGAAAAGGCTCTAAAGAAACACAAGGAAAGAATAGGGCACAG GTACATTGAAATCTTCAagagcagcagagcagaagtCCGCACTCATTATGATCCTCCCCGCAAATTAATGGCCATGCAGAGGCCAGGTCCTTATGACCGGCCAGGTGTGGGAAGGGGCTATAACAGCCTTGGCCGAGGAAGTGGATTTGAAAGAATGAGACGTGGAGCTTATGGTGGAG GCTATGGTGGCTATGATGACTACAATGGGTATAATGATGGCTATGGCTTTGGATCTGATAGATTTGGAAGAG GAATGTCAGATCACAGGTATGGCGATGGATcctccactttccaaagcacAACTGGTCACTGTGTACACATGAGAGGATTACCATACAGAGCTACGGAGAATGACATTTACAAT TTCTTCTCGCCTCTGAATCCTGTAAGAGTCCACATTGAGATTGGTCCTGATGGTCGAGTAACAGGGGAGGCAGATGTTGAGTTTGCTACTCATGAGGATGCTGTGGCTGCAATGTCCAAAGACAAAGCAAATATGC AACATAGATATGTCGAACTCTTCTTGAATTCTACAGCTGGAGGAAGTGGTGGTGCATATGGTAGTCAGATGATGGGAGCAATGG TCAAGGAAACAGAAGGTGTCGTTCAAGACTGGAACACTAACACACTGGCAG GAAGCCAATCCAGTTACGGTGGTCCAGCTAACCAACAGTTGAGTGGGGGTTATGGAGGAGGCTATGGTGGTCAAAGCAGCATGAGCGGATATG
- the HNRNPH1 gene encoding heterogeneous nuclear ribonucleoprotein H isoform X2, which yields MDPCHTEETGPEIPGLEGETETTLTSSMMLNTEGGEGYVVKVRGLPWSCSADEVQRFFSECKILNGSSGVRFIYTREGRPSGEAFVELETEEDVKLALKKDRETMGHRYVEVFKSNNVEMDWVLKHTGPNSPDTANDGFVRLRGLPFGCSKEEIVQFFSGLEIVPNGITLPVDFQGRSTGEAFVQFASQEIAEKALKKHKERIGHRYIEIFKSSRAEVRTHYDPPRKLMAMQRPGPYDRPGVGRGYNSLGRGSGFERMRRGAYGGGYGGYDDYNGYNDGYGFGSDRFGREWTLLSTGMSDHRYGDGSSTFQSTTGHCVHMRGLPYRATENDIYNFFSPLNPVRVHIEIGPDGRVTGEADVEFATHEDAVAAMSKDKANMQHRYVELFLNSTAGGSGGAYGSQMMGAMVKETEGVVQDWNTNTLAGSQSSYGGPANQQLSGGYGGGYGGQSSMSGYGNQSAMNSSYYSSGNRASMGVNGMAGMSNMSNMSGGWGM from the exons ATGGATCCCTGTCACACTGAGGAGACCGGCCCCGAGATCCCCGGCCTCG AAGGCGAAACTGAGACCACGCTCACTTCCAGTATGATGCTGAACACCGAAGGCGGAGAGGGGTATGTCGTGAAAGTGCGCGGGTTGCCCTGGTCCTGCTCAGCGGATGAGGTGCAGAGATTTTTTTCGG AATGCAAAATACTAAATGGATCTTCAGGGGTCCGTTTTATCTACACAAGGGAAGGAAGACCAAGTGGAGAAGCATTTGTAGAACTGGAAACTGAGGAAGATGTGAAGCTGGCTCTGAAAAAAGACAGAGAAACCATGGGACACAGATATGTTGAAG TCTTCAAGTCAAACAACGTTGAAATGGATTGGGTTCTGAAGCATACTGGTCCTAACAGCCCTGATACTGCTAATGATGGTTTTGTACGTCTTAGAGGACTTCCATTTGGTTGTAGCAAGGAAGAAATTGTTCAGTTCTTCTCAG GGTTGGAAATCGTGCCAAATGGGATAACATTGCCGGTGGACTTCCAGGGGAGGAGTACGGGGGAGGCCTTCGTGCAGTTTGCTTCACAGGAAATAGCTGAAAAGGCTCTAAAGAAACACAAGGAAAGAATAGGGCACAG GTACATTGAAATCTTCAagagcagcagagcagaagtCCGCACTCATTATGATCCTCCCCGCAAATTAATGGCCATGCAGAGGCCAGGTCCTTATGACCGGCCAGGTGTGGGAAGGGGCTATAACAGCCTTGGCCGAGGAAGTGGATTTGAAAGAATGAGACGTGGAGCTTATGGTGGAG GCTATGGTGGCTATGATGACTACAATGGGTATAATGATGGCTATGGCTTTGGATCTGATAGATTTGGAAGAG AATGGACTCTTCTCTCCACAGGAATGTCAGATCACAGGTATGGCGATGGATcctccactttccaaagcacAACTGGTCACTGTGTACACATGAGAGGATTACCATACAGAGCTACGGAGAATGACATTTACAAT TTCTTCTCGCCTCTGAATCCTGTAAGAGTCCACATTGAGATTGGTCCTGATGGTCGAGTAACAGGGGAGGCAGATGTTGAGTTTGCTACTCATGAGGATGCTGTGGCTGCAATGTCCAAAGACAAAGCAAATATGC AACATAGATATGTCGAACTCTTCTTGAATTCTACAGCTGGAGGAAGTGGTGGTGCATATGGTAGTCAGATGATGGGAGCAATGG TCAAGGAAACAGAAGGTGTCGTTCAAGACTGGAACACTAACACACTGGCAG GAAGCCAATCCAGTTACGGTGGTCCAGCTAACCAACAGTTGAGTGGGGGTTATGGAGGAGGCTATGGTGGTCAAAGCAGCATGAGCGGATATG
- the HNRNPH1 gene encoding heterogeneous nuclear ribonucleoprotein H isoform X1: MDPCHTEETGPEIPGLATEGETETTLTSSMMLNTEGGEGYVVKVRGLPWSCSADEVQRFFSECKILNGSSGVRFIYTREGRPSGEAFVELETEEDVKLALKKDRETMGHRYVEVFKSNNVEMDWVLKHTGPNSPDTANDGFVRLRGLPFGCSKEEIVQFFSGLEIVPNGITLPVDFQGRSTGEAFVQFASQEIAEKALKKHKERIGHRYIEIFKSSRAEVRTHYDPPRKLMAMQRPGPYDRPGVGRGYNSLGRGSGFERMRRGAYGGGYGGYDDYNGYNDGYGFGSDRFGREWTLLSTGMSDHRYGDGSSTFQSTTGHCVHMRGLPYRATENDIYNFFSPLNPVRVHIEIGPDGRVTGEADVEFATHEDAVAAMSKDKANMQHRYVELFLNSTAGGSGGAYGSQMMGAMVKETEGVVQDWNTNTLAGSQSSYGGPANQQLSGGYGGGYGGQSSMSGYGNQSAMNSSYYSSGNRASMGVNGMAGMSNMSNMSGGWGM; the protein is encoded by the exons ATGGATCCCTGTCACACTGAGGAGACCGGCCCCGAGATCCCCGGCCTCG CAACAGAAGGCGAAACTGAGACCACGCTCACTTCCAGTATGATGCTGAACACCGAAGGCGGAGAGGGGTATGTCGTGAAAGTGCGCGGGTTGCCCTGGTCCTGCTCAGCGGATGAGGTGCAGAGATTTTTTTCGG AATGCAAAATACTAAATGGATCTTCAGGGGTCCGTTTTATCTACACAAGGGAAGGAAGACCAAGTGGAGAAGCATTTGTAGAACTGGAAACTGAGGAAGATGTGAAGCTGGCTCTGAAAAAAGACAGAGAAACCATGGGACACAGATATGTTGAAG TCTTCAAGTCAAACAACGTTGAAATGGATTGGGTTCTGAAGCATACTGGTCCTAACAGCCCTGATACTGCTAATGATGGTTTTGTACGTCTTAGAGGACTTCCATTTGGTTGTAGCAAGGAAGAAATTGTTCAGTTCTTCTCAG GGTTGGAAATCGTGCCAAATGGGATAACATTGCCGGTGGACTTCCAGGGGAGGAGTACGGGGGAGGCCTTCGTGCAGTTTGCTTCACAGGAAATAGCTGAAAAGGCTCTAAAGAAACACAAGGAAAGAATAGGGCACAG GTACATTGAAATCTTCAagagcagcagagcagaagtCCGCACTCATTATGATCCTCCCCGCAAATTAATGGCCATGCAGAGGCCAGGTCCTTATGACCGGCCAGGTGTGGGAAGGGGCTATAACAGCCTTGGCCGAGGAAGTGGATTTGAAAGAATGAGACGTGGAGCTTATGGTGGAG GCTATGGTGGCTATGATGACTACAATGGGTATAATGATGGCTATGGCTTTGGATCTGATAGATTTGGAAGAG AATGGACTCTTCTCTCCACAGGAATGTCAGATCACAGGTATGGCGATGGATcctccactttccaaagcacAACTGGTCACTGTGTACACATGAGAGGATTACCATACAGAGCTACGGAGAATGACATTTACAAT TTCTTCTCGCCTCTGAATCCTGTAAGAGTCCACATTGAGATTGGTCCTGATGGTCGAGTAACAGGGGAGGCAGATGTTGAGTTTGCTACTCATGAGGATGCTGTGGCTGCAATGTCCAAAGACAAAGCAAATATGC AACATAGATATGTCGAACTCTTCTTGAATTCTACAGCTGGAGGAAGTGGTGGTGCATATGGTAGTCAGATGATGGGAGCAATGG TCAAGGAAACAGAAGGTGTCGTTCAAGACTGGAACACTAACACACTGGCAG GAAGCCAATCCAGTTACGGTGGTCCAGCTAACCAACAGTTGAGTGGGGGTTATGGAGGAGGCTATGGTGGTCAAAGCAGCATGAGCGGATATG
- the HNRNPH1 gene encoding heterogeneous nuclear ribonucleoprotein H isoform X5, whose amino-acid sequence MMLNTEGGEGYVVKVRGLPWSCSADEVQRFFSECKILNGSSGVRFIYTREGRPSGEAFVELETEEDVKLALKKDRETMGHRYVEVFKSNNVEMDWVLKHTGPNSPDTANDGFVRLRGLPFGCSKEEIVQFFSGLEIVPNGITLPVDFQGRSTGEAFVQFASQEIAEKALKKHKERIGHRYIEIFKSSRAEVRTHYDPPRKLMAMQRPGPYDRPGVGRGYNSLGRGSGFERMRRGAYGGGYGGYDDYNGYNDGYGFGSDRFGREWTLLSTGMSDHRYGDGSSTFQSTTGHCVHMRGLPYRATENDIYNFFSPLNPVRVHIEIGPDGRVTGEADVEFATHEDAVAAMSKDKANMQHRYVELFLNSTAGGSGGAYGSQMMGAMVKETEGVVQDWNTNTLAGSQSSYGGPANQQLSGGYGGGYGGQSSMSGYGNQSAMNSSYYSSGNRASMGVNGMAGMSNMSNMSGGWGM is encoded by the exons ATGATGCTGAACACCGAAGGCGGAGAGGGGTATGTCGTGAAAGTGCGCGGGTTGCCCTGGTCCTGCTCAGCGGATGAGGTGCAGAGATTTTTTTCGG AATGCAAAATACTAAATGGATCTTCAGGGGTCCGTTTTATCTACACAAGGGAAGGAAGACCAAGTGGAGAAGCATTTGTAGAACTGGAAACTGAGGAAGATGTGAAGCTGGCTCTGAAAAAAGACAGAGAAACCATGGGACACAGATATGTTGAAG TCTTCAAGTCAAACAACGTTGAAATGGATTGGGTTCTGAAGCATACTGGTCCTAACAGCCCTGATACTGCTAATGATGGTTTTGTACGTCTTAGAGGACTTCCATTTGGTTGTAGCAAGGAAGAAATTGTTCAGTTCTTCTCAG GGTTGGAAATCGTGCCAAATGGGATAACATTGCCGGTGGACTTCCAGGGGAGGAGTACGGGGGAGGCCTTCGTGCAGTTTGCTTCACAGGAAATAGCTGAAAAGGCTCTAAAGAAACACAAGGAAAGAATAGGGCACAG GTACATTGAAATCTTCAagagcagcagagcagaagtCCGCACTCATTATGATCCTCCCCGCAAATTAATGGCCATGCAGAGGCCAGGTCCTTATGACCGGCCAGGTGTGGGAAGGGGCTATAACAGCCTTGGCCGAGGAAGTGGATTTGAAAGAATGAGACGTGGAGCTTATGGTGGAG GCTATGGTGGCTATGATGACTACAATGGGTATAATGATGGCTATGGCTTTGGATCTGATAGATTTGGAAGAG AATGGACTCTTCTCTCCACAGGAATGTCAGATCACAGGTATGGCGATGGATcctccactttccaaagcacAACTGGTCACTGTGTACACATGAGAGGATTACCATACAGAGCTACGGAGAATGACATTTACAAT TTCTTCTCGCCTCTGAATCCTGTAAGAGTCCACATTGAGATTGGTCCTGATGGTCGAGTAACAGGGGAGGCAGATGTTGAGTTTGCTACTCATGAGGATGCTGTGGCTGCAATGTCCAAAGACAAAGCAAATATGC AACATAGATATGTCGAACTCTTCTTGAATTCTACAGCTGGAGGAAGTGGTGGTGCATATGGTAGTCAGATGATGGGAGCAATGG TCAAGGAAACAGAAGGTGTCGTTCAAGACTGGAACACTAACACACTGGCAG GAAGCCAATCCAGTTACGGTGGTCCAGCTAACCAACAGTTGAGTGGGGGTTATGGAGGAGGCTATGGTGGTCAAAGCAGCATGAGCGGATATG
- the HNRNPH1 gene encoding heterogeneous nuclear ribonucleoprotein H isoform X4, producing MSTEGETETTLTSSMMLNTEGGEGYVVKVRGLPWSCSADEVQRFFSECKILNGSSGVRFIYTREGRPSGEAFVELETEEDVKLALKKDRETMGHRYVEVFKSNNVEMDWVLKHTGPNSPDTANDGFVRLRGLPFGCSKEEIVQFFSGLEIVPNGITLPVDFQGRSTGEAFVQFASQEIAEKALKKHKERIGHRYIEIFKSSRAEVRTHYDPPRKLMAMQRPGPYDRPGVGRGYNSLGRGSGFERMRRGAYGGGYGGYDDYNGYNDGYGFGSDRFGREWTLLSTGMSDHRYGDGSSTFQSTTGHCVHMRGLPYRATENDIYNFFSPLNPVRVHIEIGPDGRVTGEADVEFATHEDAVAAMSKDKANMQHRYVELFLNSTAGGSGGAYGSQMMGAMVKETEGVVQDWNTNTLAGSQSSYGGPANQQLSGGYGGGYGGQSSMSGYGNQSAMNSSYYSSGNRASMGVNGMAGMSNMSNMSGGWGM from the exons ATGT CAACAGAAGGCGAAACTGAGACCACGCTCACTTCCAGTATGATGCTGAACACCGAAGGCGGAGAGGGGTATGTCGTGAAAGTGCGCGGGTTGCCCTGGTCCTGCTCAGCGGATGAGGTGCAGAGATTTTTTTCGG AATGCAAAATACTAAATGGATCTTCAGGGGTCCGTTTTATCTACACAAGGGAAGGAAGACCAAGTGGAGAAGCATTTGTAGAACTGGAAACTGAGGAAGATGTGAAGCTGGCTCTGAAAAAAGACAGAGAAACCATGGGACACAGATATGTTGAAG TCTTCAAGTCAAACAACGTTGAAATGGATTGGGTTCTGAAGCATACTGGTCCTAACAGCCCTGATACTGCTAATGATGGTTTTGTACGTCTTAGAGGACTTCCATTTGGTTGTAGCAAGGAAGAAATTGTTCAGTTCTTCTCAG GGTTGGAAATCGTGCCAAATGGGATAACATTGCCGGTGGACTTCCAGGGGAGGAGTACGGGGGAGGCCTTCGTGCAGTTTGCTTCACAGGAAATAGCTGAAAAGGCTCTAAAGAAACACAAGGAAAGAATAGGGCACAG GTACATTGAAATCTTCAagagcagcagagcagaagtCCGCACTCATTATGATCCTCCCCGCAAATTAATGGCCATGCAGAGGCCAGGTCCTTATGACCGGCCAGGTGTGGGAAGGGGCTATAACAGCCTTGGCCGAGGAAGTGGATTTGAAAGAATGAGACGTGGAGCTTATGGTGGAG GCTATGGTGGCTATGATGACTACAATGGGTATAATGATGGCTATGGCTTTGGATCTGATAGATTTGGAAGAG AATGGACTCTTCTCTCCACAGGAATGTCAGATCACAGGTATGGCGATGGATcctccactttccaaagcacAACTGGTCACTGTGTACACATGAGAGGATTACCATACAGAGCTACGGAGAATGACATTTACAAT TTCTTCTCGCCTCTGAATCCTGTAAGAGTCCACATTGAGATTGGTCCTGATGGTCGAGTAACAGGGGAGGCAGATGTTGAGTTTGCTACTCATGAGGATGCTGTGGCTGCAATGTCCAAAGACAAAGCAAATATGC AACATAGATATGTCGAACTCTTCTTGAATTCTACAGCTGGAGGAAGTGGTGGTGCATATGGTAGTCAGATGATGGGAGCAATGG TCAAGGAAACAGAAGGTGTCGTTCAAGACTGGAACACTAACACACTGGCAG GAAGCCAATCCAGTTACGGTGGTCCAGCTAACCAACAGTTGAGTGGGGGTTATGGAGGAGGCTATGGTGGTCAAAGCAGCATGAGCGGATATG
- the LOC129329020 gene encoding deoxycytidine kinase 2-like, producing the protein MHPPAKRLCPSPANSLDRSFQKRLMKVSIEGNIAAGKSTFVHMLEKYNDEWEIIPEPIAKWCNIQTSENQYEELSTSQKNGGNLLQMLYSKPTRWASTFQTYACLSRVKAQLKPISAKLHEADHPVQFFERSVYSDRYVFASNLFESGDINETEWAIYKDWHTWLLKQFESAIELDGIIYLRTSPQKCMERLQYRGREEEQGIKLQYLESLHYKHESWLQERTMKVDFDNLRDIPILVLDINEDFKNDEIKQQNLLDKVKAFLTA; encoded by the exons ATGCATCCTCCAGCTAAGCGCCTCTGCCCCAGCCCAGCCAATTCCCTGGACCGGAGCTTCCAGAAGCGCCTCATGAAAGTTTCAATTGAAGGGAATATTG CTGCAGGGAAATCTACATTTGTCCATATGCTAGAGAAATATAATGATGAATGGGAAATAATTCCTGAACCAATAGCTAAGTGGTGCAATATTCAGACATCTGAGAACCAGTATGAA GAGCTTTCAACATCTCAAAAGAATGGAGGAAACCTGCTTCAGATGTTGTACAGCAAGCCTACAAGGTGGGCTTCCACCTTCCAAACATATGCTTGTTTGAGTAGAGTTAAAGCACAATTAAAACCCATCTCTGCCAAACTACATGAAGCAGACCATCCTGTGCAGTTTTTTGAAAGATCAGTCTACAGTGATAG GTATGTTTTTGCCTCTAACTTATTTGAATCGGGAGACATCAATGAAACAGAGTGGGCAATTTATAAGGACTGGCATACATGGCTTCTGAAACAGTTTGAATCAGCCATAGAGTTAGATGGTATTATCTATCTCCGGACAAGCCCCCAG AAATGCATGGAACGGCTGCAGTATAGAGGCAGAGAAGAAGAACAAGGAATTAAACTGCAGTATCTGGAGAGTCTTCACTACAAACATGAATCCTGGCTTCAAGAAAGGACAATGAA GGTGGATTTTGACAATCTTAGAGACATACCCATTTTGGTTTTGGATATTAATGAAGATTTCAAAAATGATGaaataaaacagcagaatttATTGGATAAA GTCAAGGCTTTTCTGACTGCTTAG
- the CBY3 gene encoding protein chibby homolog 3 yields METITHILQEVRDYWADHFSRRFYPRRPPLRQATSLSTFYLLDYKTRQAELGMDYSLPCTQLSKAKFVFHDGEWQSDSVPQQMPLLHLLPSNKESSYKGLKKENKALLEENNYLKLQLELLMDMLTETTARLHTVEKKLDTTPWHPKIKKTNKVLMLRS; encoded by the coding sequence ATGGAAACCATTACTCACATACTTCAAGAAGTGCGTGATTACTGGGCTGATCATTTCTCTCGCAGATTTTACCCCAGAAGGCCACCACTTCGCCAAGCAACCTCTTTATCTACTTTCTACCTCTTGGACTATAAGACAAGGCAAGCGGAATTGGGAATGGATTATAGCCTTCCATGTACTCAACTGAGCAAAGCAAAGTTTGTCTTCCATGATGGTGAGTGGCAGAGCGATAGTGTTCCCCAGCAAATGCCCTTACTGCACTTACTTCCTTCTAACAAGGAATCCTCTTACAAGGGactgaagaaagaaaacaaagcccTGTTGGAAGAGAATAATTACTTGAAGCTACAGCTTGAGCTGCTGATGGACATGTTGACAGAGACCACAGCCCGACTGCATACAGTAGAGAAAAAGCTGGACACAACTCCATGGCACCCTAAgataaaaaagacaaataaggtgCTGATGCTTCGGTCTTAA